CCCCCAGCGACGAGCCGCCCTTCGCACACTGGAGGGGTGAGCACCCGACCCACCAAGGACCAGCTGGCCGCGGCGCACAACGCCACCATCCCGGACGTCATCGCGCCCGGCCTCGACGTCCTGTTCTGCGGCATCAACCCCGGCCTCTACTCCGGCGCGCTCGGTCAGCACTTCGCGCGTCCGGGCAACCGCTTCTGGCCCGCGCTCCACGCCGGCGGGTTCACGCCCCGGCGGTACGCGCCCGCCGAGCAGGAGAAGCTGCTCGAACTCGGGCTCGGCGTCACGAACGTCGTCGCGAGGACCACGGCCCGCGCCGACGAGCTCACCGGCGACGAACTGCGCGAGGGCGGGA
This window of the Amycolatopsis balhimycina FH 1894 genome carries:
- the mug gene encoding G/U mismatch-specific DNA glycosylase, which codes for MSTRPTKDQLAAAHNATIPDVIAPGLDVLFCGINPGLYSGALGQHFARPGNRFWPALHAGGFTPRRYAPAEQEKLLELGLGVTNVVARTTARADELTGDELREGGKLLVAKVLEYRPRRLAVVGITAYRTAFGFPKARVGPQDHRIGDTRVWVLPNPSGLNAHWTPAGLAEEFRRLRTASGDCRNR